A section of the Falco peregrinus isolate bFalPer1 chromosome 3, bFalPer1.pri, whole genome shotgun sequence genome encodes:
- the RNF138 gene encoding E3 ubiquitin-protein ligase RNF138 isoform X2 codes for MRTVALLTYGSVSIVQEAEILAQIILILPRNITASISRSTNKRQTRQQRFRCCLICAEGGRKRCPPVRGSSRRSPPGTGGAPARAGICWVVGPPAATEAPALGPVRRGRRRPRKGRCAAPSPAGPGGRGGRRRAAGGRSGGVSPGRAERSPPRRVRAAPPGREAIAMETQAPVPPLPSGSAAAGRGCRQEPGRSRGWEGTAAAVAPPPDAARFCRKCFLTAIRESGTHCPLCRGSVTKKERTYPKRALDVENSMKKASGGCRCCEKQVRFSWMRQHYKTCKKYQDEYGVSSIIPNLQISQDSTGNSRSDAISDNGEMSSNQILQGETSGHPTFKCPLCQEANFTRQRLLDHCNNRHLYQIVPVICPICVSLPWADTNQVTRNLVSHLNLRHRFDYGEFVNLQLDEEAQYQNAVQESCHVNF; via the exons ATGCGCACAGTCGCACTGCTGACTTATGGTTCTGTCAGCATCGTTCAGGAGGCAGAAATCCTGGCCCAGATAATACTAATATTACCGCGTAACATCACCGCCAGTATCAGCCGATCTACGAATAAGCGACAAACTAGGCAGCAACGGTTTCGCTGTTGCCTTATTTGCGCAGAAGGTGGTCGTAAACGCTGCCCTCCCGTGCGGGGCAGCAGCCGGAGGTCGCCGCCTGGCACCGGAGGAGCCCCGGCCCGGGCGGGCATATGCTGGGTGGTGGGACCGCCCGCCGCCACGGAGGCGCCGGCCCTCGGCCCTGTCCGGCGCGGCCGCAGGCGCCCGCGGAAGGGGAGGTGCGCGGCGCCGTCACCCGCGGGGCCgggagggcgggggggccggCGCCGGGCGGCAGGCGGGCGGAGCGGGGGAGTCTCCCCGGGCAGGGCGGAGCGGAGTCCGCCCCGGCGTGTCAGAGCAGCTCCTCCGGGCCGGGAGGCGATCGCCATGGAAACCCAAGCCCCGGTCCCGCCCCTGCCCTccgggagcgcggcggcggggcgtGGGTGCCGCCAGGAGCCCGGCCGGAGCCGCGGCTGGGAGGGAACGGCCGCCGCGGTGGCTCCCCCGCCGGACGCCGCCAG GTTTTGCAGGAAGTGCTTCTTGACAGCTATCAGAGAAAGTGGAACACACTGTCCTCTCTGCCGGGGGAGCGTgactaaaaaagaaagaacctATCCCAAAAGGGCTCTAGATGTTGAAAACAGTATGAAGAAAGCTTCTGGGGGCTGTAGATGCTGTGAGAAGCAG GTTAGATTTTCGTGGATGAGACAGCATTATAAAACGTGTAAGAAGTATCAGGATGAATATGGTGTTTCTTCTATTATTCCAAACTTACAGATTTCTCAAGATTCAACAGGGAACAG CAGAAGTGATGCAATATCTGATAATGGCGAGATGTCTAGTAATCAAATACTTCAAGGAGAAACAAG TGGACACCCAACCTTCAAATGCCCCTTGTGTCAGGAAGCCAATTTTACCAGACAACGCTTGCTGGATCACTGTAATAATAGACATCTTTATCAGATAGTTCCTGTA ATTTGTCCTATTTGTGTATCTCTTCCTTGGGCAGATACTAACCAGGTTACTAGAAATCTTGTTAGCCATCTAAATCTAAGACACCGGTTTGACTACGGAGAATTTGTg aatCTTCAGCTTGATGAAGAAGCCCAATACCAAAATGCGGTTCAAGAATCCTGTCATGTGAACTTTTAA
- the RNF138 gene encoding E3 ubiquitin-protein ligase RNF138 isoform X1 yields the protein MRTVALLTYGSVSIVQEAEILAQIILILPRNITASISRSTNKRQTRQQRFRCCLICAEGGRKRCPPVRGSSRRSPPGTGGAPARAGICWVVGPPAATEAPALGPVRRGRRRPRKGRCAAPSPAGPGGRGGRRRAAGGRSGGVSPGRAERSPPRRVRAAPPGREAIAMETQAPVPPLPSGSAAAGRGCRQEPGRSRGWEGTAAAVAPPPDAARFCRKCFLTAIRESGTHCPLCRGSVTKKERTYPKRALDVENSMKKASGGCRCCEKQVRFSWMRQHYKTCKKYQDEYGVSSIIPNLQISQDSTGNSSRSDAISDNGEMSSNQILQGETSGHPTFKCPLCQEANFTRQRLLDHCNNRHLYQIVPVICPICVSLPWADTNQVTRNLVSHLNLRHRFDYGEFVNLQLDEEAQYQNAVQESCHVNF from the exons ATGCGCACAGTCGCACTGCTGACTTATGGTTCTGTCAGCATCGTTCAGGAGGCAGAAATCCTGGCCCAGATAATACTAATATTACCGCGTAACATCACCGCCAGTATCAGCCGATCTACGAATAAGCGACAAACTAGGCAGCAACGGTTTCGCTGTTGCCTTATTTGCGCAGAAGGTGGTCGTAAACGCTGCCCTCCCGTGCGGGGCAGCAGCCGGAGGTCGCCGCCTGGCACCGGAGGAGCCCCGGCCCGGGCGGGCATATGCTGGGTGGTGGGACCGCCCGCCGCCACGGAGGCGCCGGCCCTCGGCCCTGTCCGGCGCGGCCGCAGGCGCCCGCGGAAGGGGAGGTGCGCGGCGCCGTCACCCGCGGGGCCgggagggcgggggggccggCGCCGGGCGGCAGGCGGGCGGAGCGGGGGAGTCTCCCCGGGCAGGGCGGAGCGGAGTCCGCCCCGGCGTGTCAGAGCAGCTCCTCCGGGCCGGGAGGCGATCGCCATGGAAACCCAAGCCCCGGTCCCGCCCCTGCCCTccgggagcgcggcggcggggcgtGGGTGCCGCCAGGAGCCCGGCCGGAGCCGCGGCTGGGAGGGAACGGCCGCCGCGGTGGCTCCCCCGCCGGACGCCGCCAG GTTTTGCAGGAAGTGCTTCTTGACAGCTATCAGAGAAAGTGGAACACACTGTCCTCTCTGCCGGGGGAGCGTgactaaaaaagaaagaacctATCCCAAAAGGGCTCTAGATGTTGAAAACAGTATGAAGAAAGCTTCTGGGGGCTGTAGATGCTGTGAGAAGCAG GTTAGATTTTCGTGGATGAGACAGCATTATAAAACGTGTAAGAAGTATCAGGATGAATATGGTGTTTCTTCTATTATTCCAAACTTACAGATTTCTCAAGATTCAACAGGGAACAG TAGCAGAAGTGATGCAATATCTGATAATGGCGAGATGTCTAGTAATCAAATACTTCAAGGAGAAACAAG TGGACACCCAACCTTCAAATGCCCCTTGTGTCAGGAAGCCAATTTTACCAGACAACGCTTGCTGGATCACTGTAATAATAGACATCTTTATCAGATAGTTCCTGTA ATTTGTCCTATTTGTGTATCTCTTCCTTGGGCAGATACTAACCAGGTTACTAGAAATCTTGTTAGCCATCTAAATCTAAGACACCGGTTTGACTACGGAGAATTTGTg aatCTTCAGCTTGATGAAGAAGCCCAATACCAAAATGCGGTTCAAGAATCCTGTCATGTGAACTTTTAA
- the RNF138 gene encoding E3 ubiquitin-protein ligase RNF138 isoform X4, protein MAEGAEAAAAAECFSEDDFYCPVCQEVFKTPVRTANCQHVFCRKCFLTAIRESGTHCPLCRGSVTKKERTYPKRALDVENSMKKASGGCRCCEKQVRFSWMRQHYKTCKKYQDEYGVSSIIPNLQISQDSTGNSSRSDAISDNGEMSSNQILQGETSGHPTFKCPLCQEANFTRQRLLDHCNNRHLYQIVPVICPICVSLPWADTNQVTRNLVSHLNLRHRFDYGEFVNLQLDEEAQYQNAVQESCHVNF, encoded by the exons ATGGCCGAGGGAgccgaggcggcggcggcggcggagtGCTTCAGCGAGGATGATTTTTACTGCCCCGTCTGCCAGGAGGTGTTCAAAACGCCCGTGAGGACCGCGAACTGCCAGCACGT GTTTTGCAGGAAGTGCTTCTTGACAGCTATCAGAGAAAGTGGAACACACTGTCCTCTCTGCCGGGGGAGCGTgactaaaaaagaaagaacctATCCCAAAAGGGCTCTAGATGTTGAAAACAGTATGAAGAAAGCTTCTGGGGGCTGTAGATGCTGTGAGAAGCAG GTTAGATTTTCGTGGATGAGACAGCATTATAAAACGTGTAAGAAGTATCAGGATGAATATGGTGTTTCTTCTATTATTCCAAACTTACAGATTTCTCAAGATTCAACAGGGAACAG TAGCAGAAGTGATGCAATATCTGATAATGGCGAGATGTCTAGTAATCAAATACTTCAAGGAGAAACAAG TGGACACCCAACCTTCAAATGCCCCTTGTGTCAGGAAGCCAATTTTACCAGACAACGCTTGCTGGATCACTGTAATAATAGACATCTTTATCAGATAGTTCCTGTA ATTTGTCCTATTTGTGTATCTCTTCCTTGGGCAGATACTAACCAGGTTACTAGAAATCTTGTTAGCCATCTAAATCTAAGACACCGGTTTGACTACGGAGAATTTGTg aatCTTCAGCTTGATGAAGAAGCCCAATACCAAAATGCGGTTCAAGAATCCTGTCATGTGAACTTTTAA
- the RNF138 gene encoding E3 ubiquitin-protein ligase RNF138 isoform X3, with protein sequence MRTVALLTYGSVSIVQEAEILAQIILILPRNITASISRSTNKRQTRQQRFRCCLICAEGGRKRCPPVRGSSRRSPPGTGGAPARAGICWVVGPPAATEAPALGPVRRGRRRPRKGRCAAPSPAGPGGRGGRRRAAGGRSGGVSPGRAERSPPRRVRAAPPGREAIAMETQAPVPPLPSGSAAAGRGCRQEPGRSRGWEGTAAAVAPPPDAARFCRKCFLTAIRESGTHCPLCRGSVTKKERTYPKRALDVENSMKKASGGCRCCEKQVRFSWMRQHYKTCKKYQDEYGVSSIIPNLQISQDSTGNSSRSDAISDNGEMSSNQILQGETSGHPTFKCPLCQEANFTRQRLLDHCNNRHLYQIVPVILTRLLEILLAI encoded by the exons ATGCGCACAGTCGCACTGCTGACTTATGGTTCTGTCAGCATCGTTCAGGAGGCAGAAATCCTGGCCCAGATAATACTAATATTACCGCGTAACATCACCGCCAGTATCAGCCGATCTACGAATAAGCGACAAACTAGGCAGCAACGGTTTCGCTGTTGCCTTATTTGCGCAGAAGGTGGTCGTAAACGCTGCCCTCCCGTGCGGGGCAGCAGCCGGAGGTCGCCGCCTGGCACCGGAGGAGCCCCGGCCCGGGCGGGCATATGCTGGGTGGTGGGACCGCCCGCCGCCACGGAGGCGCCGGCCCTCGGCCCTGTCCGGCGCGGCCGCAGGCGCCCGCGGAAGGGGAGGTGCGCGGCGCCGTCACCCGCGGGGCCgggagggcgggggggccggCGCCGGGCGGCAGGCGGGCGGAGCGGGGGAGTCTCCCCGGGCAGGGCGGAGCGGAGTCCGCCCCGGCGTGTCAGAGCAGCTCCTCCGGGCCGGGAGGCGATCGCCATGGAAACCCAAGCCCCGGTCCCGCCCCTGCCCTccgggagcgcggcggcggggcgtGGGTGCCGCCAGGAGCCCGGCCGGAGCCGCGGCTGGGAGGGAACGGCCGCCGCGGTGGCTCCCCCGCCGGACGCCGCCAG GTTTTGCAGGAAGTGCTTCTTGACAGCTATCAGAGAAAGTGGAACACACTGTCCTCTCTGCCGGGGGAGCGTgactaaaaaagaaagaacctATCCCAAAAGGGCTCTAGATGTTGAAAACAGTATGAAGAAAGCTTCTGGGGGCTGTAGATGCTGTGAGAAGCAG GTTAGATTTTCGTGGATGAGACAGCATTATAAAACGTGTAAGAAGTATCAGGATGAATATGGTGTTTCTTCTATTATTCCAAACTTACAGATTTCTCAAGATTCAACAGGGAACAG TAGCAGAAGTGATGCAATATCTGATAATGGCGAGATGTCTAGTAATCAAATACTTCAAGGAGAAACAAG TGGACACCCAACCTTCAAATGCCCCTTGTGTCAGGAAGCCAATTTTACCAGACAACGCTTGCTGGATCACTGTAATAATAGACATCTTTATCAGATAGTTCCTGTA ATACTAACCAGGTTACTAGAAATCTTGTTAGCCATCTAA